The DNA segment CACCAGGAGAGCTCGATTTGCCAGCGCACGAGCTGTTCCGCGGGCTGCCGCTCGAACCACGCCAGGTACTCCGGACGAAGGGCCTCACGGCCTTCCGGCGGCAGCCAGGCGAAGAACTCCGCGACGGCAGGCGCATCCTCCGCTTCGACTCCACGCTGAAAGGCATGACGCGCATCCTCGACGCTGCCCGCCATCTCGCCCGCCTTCAATCGCGACCGGGCACGGGCGAGAAGAAGCCATGCCCGCGCCGCGATGAAGTCCTCCGGCAACAGCGCGGTGACGTTCGCGAGTCCCCGCTGGCGCTCGCAGAGCTCGACCGCGATCAGGTGCGAGACGTTGTAGTGCCGTCCCGGGGCGACCCGGCAAAGATAGGCGAGCTCGACACCGTCAGGCAGCCGCTCCAGGATCCCGCGAAGACGTTCGTGGATCGCGTGGATCGGGTGCACGCCACCGGAGTTGACGAGCTCGAGCAGGCAGCCCCCATCCGAATCACGACGCAGCCGCAGGGACCACCACTCGCGCCTGGGGTCTGGCGCGGACTCTCCTCCAACGAAGGGCAGGCTCACGAACCCCGACAGTAGGCCAACGCGCGCCGGATCGCCCGGGATTGCCACTCAAGCTGCTTGCCGCGGCCTCCCGGGGCGCAGCAGCGCGGCGGCCAGCACGACTCCGTAGACCACCAAGCTTCCATGGACCGCGAGCGCGAAGGCGAGCGAGGCACCGCCGTGCATCACGGTCAATGCGTCCACGGTGGGCATCACGACGCAGGCGAGGACGAAGACGCCCGCGGCCTGTCGCTGCCGGATGGCCACCAGGGCGAACATCGCCAGCGCCAGGCCCAGGTCCCTGCCTGCCTTGACGTGCAGCCAGGGGATGACCTCGCCCCCGGAGTCGGGCAGACCGAAGCCCCGCGCCGCGCTGATCGGGTCCGCCACGGCGCGGAGGCTGAGGAACAGCATGAAGGCCCCCAGAAGCAACGTGAACAGGGCCGTGGGCGAGGTGAGCTTCCAGGACAACGGAGCGGCGTTCGGGTTCATGAGGCCTCCAACTGAAGCGGGGGTGTCGTTCATGGCTGGAAATGTGACGTGCGGGCCTCGAAGCCGCCATTCGCGCACGGCTCAACTTTTTGTCTGAAACGCTCAGGCCGTGAGCGCCGCGGGCAGTCCGCTGCTAGCCTCGAAGGCATGGACCTCTCGCATGCTTCCGACCTGCTGGGGCAGATCCTCGAGCGAACCCGCTTACGGGGGCAGCTCTACTGCCGCACCGTGGCGCGGGCCCCCTGGGGGTTGCGCTTCGCTCCCACGACCACGGCGACCCTGCATCTGGTCATCGCGGGCTCCTGTCATCTCACGCAGGGCCGGGACGCCGTCGCGCTCGGGCCAGGGGATGTCGTGCTGCTACCGCGCGGAGACGGGCATGCCGTGGCGGACTCGCCCCGCAGCCCCAAGCAGCGGGTGGAGGATTGGCTGGCGACACGCGGCGAAGGGGCCTCTGGGTATGTGCTGGGCGGGACCGGCGTGGAGTCGCGGATGCTCTGCGGCTTCTTCGCGTTCGACGAGCCGGGAGCGCATCCCGTGTTGCGGCTGCTTCCCGAGCGGGTCCACCTGCGGGGGGCTTCCGAGGACGCGCGTGCCCTGCTGCCCACGGTGTCGCTGCTCGAACAGGAGTACGCGCGGGGGGAGCGGGGCTCCTCGGTCATCGTCTCCCGGCTGCTCGACATCCTCCTGGTACAGGTGCTTCGTGCCTGGGCGGACGCGCAGCCGCCGGGTGGCGCGGGCTGGTTGGGCGCGCTCGGCGACCGGACGCTCGCCAGCGCCCTGGGCTGGATGCACGCGGAGCCGGGCCGGAGCTGGACCGTGAGCGAGCTGGCGCAGCGCTCGGGGACATCGCGGGCGACGCTCGCGCGGCGCTTCGCGAGCGAGGTGGGCGCGGCGCCGCATGAGTACCTCACGCGGCTTCGGATGCAGGAGGCCGCGCACGCGCTGCGTGAGGGACAGGACGGGCTCGCGGCCATCGCGGCCCGCGTGGGCTACGAGTCCGAGTTCGCCTTCAATCGGGCCTTCCGGCGGGAGATGGGAGTGCCGCCCGGCGAGTACCGGCGCAAGGCGCGTGAGGTCCAGGGGCCCTGACATCCGCGTCCCCTGGGGCGCCCCCTCGCGAGTGCCAGCCCTGGCACGTTCGCGCGGGAGGCGCATCCGCGTGGAGCGCGTCCACCCGCGCAACACCGCGAAATCCCGGCTGGAGCCCGCGCGTATCGCCGCTGGCCCCGCCCTTGCCATGGAAGGGCTCCGCAGCCAACGCCAAGGAGCCCCACCCATGAAGCCCACCCCGAAGTCCTTCGCCGCCCCCACCTCGAAGCGCCGCGCGACCCGCGCCCTGGCCTGGAGCCTCACCGTGCTCGCCGTGGGCTGCGGCGCGAACGACGCCGCGTCCCAGGCAGGGACGACCTCCGCGTCCCAGGCGCTCGGCACACTGCCCGCGACGTGCGCGGACGTGCATGCCCTCCACCCGGATGCTCCGGATGGCACCTACGCCCTGTACGTGGGCGGTGACCCCAACGCCTCCTGGGGCGCGTACTGCCACGACATGGCCGGCACGCCCCGGGAGTACCTCACCCTCCCCTTGCAGCAGGAAGACACCAATGTCTCGCGCTACCTCGCGGGCGGCGCCTCACCCGGCACCAGCGTCGTCACGCGCTACACCCGCGTGCGCCTGCACCCGGACACGTTCCAGGTGGATACCGGCGACCAGACCTTCGCGACGTCCATGGGTGAGCTGACGCACTCGCCGGACACCGTGCGTGCCATGCCCTTCGGCGTCGCCATGTCCTGCGATGGCGAGCAGGCCCAGGCCAACATCAACCTCATCGGCACGAACTTCGAGGTGGATCCGGCCCTGTTCGGCGTGGGGGGCTTCGACGCCTCCGGCACCGCCGTCGCCAGCGGCGATGGACAGGTCGTCAACCTCTCTGGCGGAGGCTTCTGCGGCTGGACCGGCCCCCTGGGCAGCTACAACCCCTACAACCAGACCGGTTCGCTGCTGCAGCTGAAGTACCGGCCCCCGCTCCTCCTGCCGGCCACCTGCAAGGCCCTCCAGACCGACTACTCCCTCCACCACGACGGCGAGTACACGCTGTGCGTCGGGAGCGACCCCAACAAGTGCTGGTCCGCCTGGTGCCACGGCATGGATGGAGCGTCGCCCCGGGAGTACCTCACGCTCCAGCACACGGAGGACGGCGCCAACTTCTCGCAGTACCTCGCGGGTGGATCCTCGCCCGGCACCACGGTGCGCACTCGCTACACCCGCGTGCGCGTGCTCCCGGACACGCTCCAACTGGACACCGGGGATCAGACCTTCTCCACGTCCACCGGGCAGTTGACCCACTCGCCGCACACGGTGAAGGCCATGACCTACGGCGCCGCCATGTCCTGCAACGGCACCCAGACCCAGGCCAACGTGGACCTGCGCGGCACGCGCTTCTCCGTGCAGCCCTCCCGCTTCGGCGTGGGCGGCTACCTCGCCGCCGGCTCCGTCAACCCCAGCGCGTCCAACCAGGTCTTCAGCCTGTCGGGCGGCGGCAACTGCGGCTGGGTGGGCGCCGTGGGCAGCTACAATCCCTACAACCAGTACGGCACCCTGCTGCAGCTGACGCTCAACCCGCCGCAGCAGTAGGTCCTCCTGCCCGCGCGATGAAGTGCACCGGCCCTCGCGTGGGGCCGGTGGTATCGTCGTGCGAATGCGCCAGGGGGCAATCGGCATGAAGCGGTGGATGTTCGTCGTGATCAGCATGGTGATGGTGGGCTGTTCCACTCGCGACGATGATGATGACGCGGACGGTGGCGTGAGCGTCGTGGTCGATGCGGGCACGGACGGGGGCCTCGACGGGGGCCTCGATGCAGGCCCCGACGGAGGCTTCGATGCGGGCTTCGATGCGGGCACGGATGGGGGGCTGGACGCGGGCGCGGACGGCGGCTTCGACGGGGGCCTCGATACGGGCCGGTGCACGCAGGACACGGACTGTCTGGCTTTGGAGTTCTGCCATCCCACGGCGAAGGTGTGTGTCCAGACCTGCACGACCGGCGCGGACTGTCCGGACACGGCGAAGCAATGCGACGCGCTGAGCTCCACCGATTCACGGCGGATCTGCAAGTGCGCCACGGACGCGCTGTGCAACGTGGAGGATGGCAGCTCCAACCGGGTGTGCTCGATCCAGGATTCGGTCTGCACGCCCAGGTGCACGGAGGATGCGCAGTGCGGTGAGTGGCAGCGCTGCGATACCGCGTCGGGGCATTGCAAGGCGCGGGGTGACACCGGAGCCCCCTGCACGGAAGAGGGGCAGTCGAACTGCGATTACGGCACGCACTACTGCAGCTCGAACGTGTGCACGGCCCTCTGGGAGCCCACCTGCCCCAACTACACGAACTTCCCGAACAAGGACTGGTTGGGCACCACCGGTCCCATCCTCTACGGCTTCCGCCTGTTGAGCGTCACGACCGACACGGCGATCTGCGGGAGCGCGAGCCCCAATCGCTGGGATATCGCCCTCTCCGCGTACTCCAGCACCCCCTTCCCGGCGCTCAAGTCGCAGCTGAGCGGCTTCTTCCGGGTGCTGGTGGATGGTTCGACCCGGGATGGCCTCTCGCATCTGCTCCCGGGGAACAGCTACACCGTGTCAGGCGAGAACCGGGAGCGCGCGGAGCTCGTCGTGGGTGTCTGCCTTCCGACGACAGGCACCGCCCTCTCAGGCGGCTTCTACTTCACGAACGGCAACTTCTTCTGCTTCCAGGCCTACCGCTAGGAAGCCGTTCCGACCAAGGCCTGAGCGACCGGTCCGTTGTGCCGGTGGGCCTCGCCAGTATCCTGCCCACCATGCCCCAGACCCCTGCTCCGAAGTCCGT comes from the Corallococcus macrosporus genome and includes:
- a CDS encoding DUF4267 domain-containing protein; this translates as MNPNAAPLSWKLTSPTALFTLLLGAFMLFLSLRAVADPISAARGFGLPDSGGEVIPWLHVKAGRDLGLALAMFALVAIRQRQAAGVFVLACVVMPTVDALTVMHGGASLAFALAVHGSLVVYGVVLAAALLRPGRPRQAA
- a CDS encoding AraC family transcriptional regulator, coding for MDLSHASDLLGQILERTRLRGQLYCRTVARAPWGLRFAPTTTATLHLVIAGSCHLTQGRDAVALGPGDVVLLPRGDGHAVADSPRSPKQRVEDWLATRGEGASGYVLGGTGVESRMLCGFFAFDEPGAHPVLRLLPERVHLRGASEDARALLPTVSLLEQEYARGERGSSVIVSRLLDILLVQVLRAWADAQPPGGAGWLGALGDRTLASALGWMHAEPGRSWTVSELAQRSGTSRATLARRFASEVGAAPHEYLTRLRMQEAAHALREGQDGLAAIAARVGYESEFAFNRAFRREMGVPPGEYRRKAREVQGP
- a CDS encoding GON domain-containing protein, whose protein sequence is MKPTPKSFAAPTSKRRATRALAWSLTVLAVGCGANDAASQAGTTSASQALGTLPATCADVHALHPDAPDGTYALYVGGDPNASWGAYCHDMAGTPREYLTLPLQQEDTNVSRYLAGGASPGTSVVTRYTRVRLHPDTFQVDTGDQTFATSMGELTHSPDTVRAMPFGVAMSCDGEQAQANINLIGTNFEVDPALFGVGGFDASGTAVASGDGQVVNLSGGGFCGWTGPLGSYNPYNQTGSLLQLKYRPPLLLPATCKALQTDYSLHHDGEYTLCVGSDPNKCWSAWCHGMDGASPREYLTLQHTEDGANFSQYLAGGSSPGTTVRTRYTRVRVLPDTLQLDTGDQTFSTSTGQLTHSPHTVKAMTYGAAMSCNGTQTQANVDLRGTRFSVQPSRFGVGGYLAAGSVNPSASNQVFSLSGGGNCGWVGAVGSYNPYNQYGTLLQLTLNPPQQ